In Papaver somniferum cultivar HN1 chromosome 1, ASM357369v1, whole genome shotgun sequence, a genomic segment contains:
- the LOC113332717 gene encoding endoglucanase 21-like isoform X1 has translation MYVHTVSEACRLLPSSSQWNSIELEFHKFHSSTISIHNDNTPSGYSKSYDCNLFISDKSHFKRFIYVCVALVFIILATVLLVHFLPLNHTHQASSSNLTAPLKQALLFFDAQKSGILPRNNYSIDFRGNSGLQDGNFGDPHVDLVGGYYDSGNNMKFTFPTAYTTTLLSWTVIEYHQKYSDIGELEHVKSIIKRGSDYLLKVGSTSTGKVNDDDCWQRPEDMKYQRPISICKSNSSDLAGEIIAALSATSLVFKGKNRSYSIQLIKAAEKLFELVIRNPNKQGTYTTDDACGKEARQFYNSSGYLDEIVWGGTWLFFATGNVSHLKYATDKVVLAMNAEEVDDGVFYWNNKLPASAVLLTRLKYFRDPGYPYEETLDSATNMTDLLMCSYLSSQRFTFTPGGLILLRPESSSRLQYAATASFLTKLYSDYIKLTQSSGRRCSTNSFSIEKLHKFSISQVTYILGNNPQNMSYLVGHGDNFPTHIHHRGASIPWDNQQHTCAEGNRWLYSKDPNPNVLVGSMIGGPDQDDHFLDSRDKPEYTEPSISGNAGLVAALIALHDLPKHSSGLKG, from the exons ATGTATGTTCATACAGTTTCAGAAGCTTGTCGGCTTCTTCCATCATCTAGTCAGTGGAACTCTATTGAACTTGAGTTTCATAAGTTTCACTCATCAACGATTTCAATACACAATGATAATACACCTTCTGGTTACTCTAAATCTTATGATTGCAATCTATTTATTAGCGATAAATCGCATTTCAAACGTTTCATTTATGTGTGCGTGGCTCTAGTATTCATCATTCTCGCTACAGTTCTATTAGTGCACTTCTTGCCTCTCAATCATACTCATCAAGCTTCTTCTAGTAACTTGACGGCTCCATTGAAACAAGCTCTTCTATtttttgatgctcaaaagt CTGGAATTTTGCCGAGAAACAACTACTCCATAGATTTTCGGGGGAATTCAGGTTTGCAGGATGGAAATTTTGGCGATCCCCATGTGGATCTTGTTGGAGGTTATTATGATTCCGGTAACAATATGAAATTTACTTTTCCCACCGCGTATACCACTACTTTGTTGAGCTGGACTGTGATTGAGTACCATCAGAAGTATAGTGATATCGGCGAGCTTGAACATGTCAAAAGTATCATCAAACGGGGAAGTGATTATTTGCTCAAG GTTGGGAGTACAAGTACAGGTAAAGTTAATGATGACGATTGTTGGCAAAGACCTGAAGATATGAAATATCAGAGGCCTATTTCTATTTGCAAAAGCAATTCTTCGGATTTAGCAGGGGAAATTATAGCAGCATTATCGGCAACTTCATTAGTTTTCAAAGGCAAAAACAGGAGTTACTCAATCCAGCTTATCAAAGCAGCGGAGAAGTTGTTTGAGCTTGTAATTAGAAACCCAAATAAGCAAGGAACTTATACAACGGATGATGCTTGTGGCAAAGAAGCAAGGCAGTTTTACAACTCTTCTGGATACTTGGATGAAATAGTTTGGGGTGGAACTTGGCTTTTCTTTGCCACCGGGAATGTTTCTCATCTTAAATACGCAACTGATAAGGTTGTATTAGCAATGAATGCCGAAGAGGTTGATGATGGAGTGTTTTATTGGAATAACAAGCTCCCAGCTAGTGCG GTTTTGTTAACACGTCTTAAGTACTTTCGAGATCCTGGTTATCCGTATGAAGAAACGCTAGACTCGGCCACCAACATGACAGACTTACTCATGTGTTCATACCTTTCTTCTCAAAGATTCACATTTACTCCAG GTGGATTGATTCTCTTAAGACCTGAATCTAGTTCCCGACTTCAGTATGCTGCAACAGCATCTTTTCTTACCAAATTGTACAGTGATTACATAAAGCTCACACAGAGCTCGGGTCGACGTTGTAGTACCAATTCCTTCTCCATAGAAAAGTTGCATAAATTTTCCATCTCTCAG GTGACTTACATATTGGGAAACAACCCGCAAAATATGAGCTACTTGGTTGGGCATGGAGACAATTTTCCTACACACATTCACCACAGGGGTGCTTCGATCCCATGGGATAATCAACAACACACTTGTGCAGAAGGAAACAGATGGTTATACTCAAAGGATCCAAATCCTAATGTTCTTGTAGGAAGCATGATTGGTGGCCCAGACCAAGATGACCACTTTTTGGATTCAAGGGATAAACCAGAGTACACTGAACCAAGCATATCAGGAAATGCTGGTCTAGTTGCTGCACTAATCGCACTTCACGACCTTCCTAAACATTCTTCTGGTTTGAAAGGCTAA
- the LOC113332717 gene encoding endoglucanase 21-like isoform X2: protein MYVHTVSEACRLLPSSSQWNSIELEFHKFHSSTISIHNDNTPSGYSKSYDCNLFISDKSHFKRFIYVCVALVFIILATVLLVHFLPLNHTHQASSSNLTAPLKQALLFFDAQKSGILPRNNYSIDFRGNSGLQDGNFGDPHVDLVGGYYDSGNNMKFTFPTAYTTTLLSWTVIEYHQKYSDIGELEHVKSIIKRGSDYLLKVFVLPNSTSDPTILYSQVGSTSTGKVNDDDCWQRPEDMKYQRPISICKSNSSDLAGEIIAALSATSLVFKGKNRSYSIQLIKAAEKLFELVIRNPNKQGTYTTDDACGKEARQFYNSSGYLDEIVWGGTWLFFATGNVSHLKYATDKVVLAMNAEEVDDGVFYWNNKLPASAVLLTRLKYFRDPGYPYEETLDSATNMTDLLMCSYLSSQRFTFTPGGLILLRPESSSRLQYAATASFLTKLYSDYIKLTQSSGRRCSTNSFSIEKLHKFSISQAST from the exons ATGTATGTTCATACAGTTTCAGAAGCTTGTCGGCTTCTTCCATCATCTAGTCAGTGGAACTCTATTGAACTTGAGTTTCATAAGTTTCACTCATCAACGATTTCAATACACAATGATAATACACCTTCTGGTTACTCTAAATCTTATGATTGCAATCTATTTATTAGCGATAAATCGCATTTCAAACGTTTCATTTATGTGTGCGTGGCTCTAGTATTCATCATTCTCGCTACAGTTCTATTAGTGCACTTCTTGCCTCTCAATCATACTCATCAAGCTTCTTCTAGTAACTTGACGGCTCCATTGAAACAAGCTCTTCTATtttttgatgctcaaaagt CTGGAATTTTGCCGAGAAACAACTACTCCATAGATTTTCGGGGGAATTCAGGTTTGCAGGATGGAAATTTTGGCGATCCCCATGTGGATCTTGTTGGAGGTTATTATGATTCCGGTAACAATATGAAATTTACTTTTCCCACCGCGTATACCACTACTTTGTTGAGCTGGACTGTGATTGAGTACCATCAGAAGTATAGTGATATCGGCGAGCTTGAACATGTCAAAAGTATCATCAAACGGGGAAGTGATTATTTGCTCAAGGTGTTTGTTCTTCCAAATTCTACTTCTGATCCGACCATACTTTATTCCCAA GTTGGGAGTACAAGTACAGGTAAAGTTAATGATGACGATTGTTGGCAAAGACCTGAAGATATGAAATATCAGAGGCCTATTTCTATTTGCAAAAGCAATTCTTCGGATTTAGCAGGGGAAATTATAGCAGCATTATCGGCAACTTCATTAGTTTTCAAAGGCAAAAACAGGAGTTACTCAATCCAGCTTATCAAAGCAGCGGAGAAGTTGTTTGAGCTTGTAATTAGAAACCCAAATAAGCAAGGAACTTATACAACGGATGATGCTTGTGGCAAAGAAGCAAGGCAGTTTTACAACTCTTCTGGATACTTGGATGAAATAGTTTGGGGTGGAACTTGGCTTTTCTTTGCCACCGGGAATGTTTCTCATCTTAAATACGCAACTGATAAGGTTGTATTAGCAATGAATGCCGAAGAGGTTGATGATGGAGTGTTTTATTGGAATAACAAGCTCCCAGCTAGTGCG GTTTTGTTAACACGTCTTAAGTACTTTCGAGATCCTGGTTATCCGTATGAAGAAACGCTAGACTCGGCCACCAACATGACAGACTTACTCATGTGTTCATACCTTTCTTCTCAAAGATTCACATTTACTCCAG GTGGATTGATTCTCTTAAGACCTGAATCTAGTTCCCGACTTCAGTATGCTGCAACAGCATCTTTTCTTACCAAATTGTACAGTGATTACATAAAGCTCACACAGAGCTCGGGTCGACGTTGTAGTACCAATTCCTTCTCCATAGAAAAGTTGCATAAATTTTCCATCTCTCAGGCAAGTACATAA
- the LOC113300193 gene encoding tRNA (guanine(10)-N2)-methyltransferase homolog: MWYLCVFFHRLLDYRKAEVEALAKLFGAFEGEEESFHSLEWKLPLHHHPDCPYHFVNLPSEQIASNVAKRSILVKGIYELWGEGGSYEELEEAIKSYPDDLKAPYMTSDSTFRIIIDSFGNSLTFQEQNERILKFAFIPFKGKVNLKKPDHKFWVMETDNYGSKNNGLPPVAEKKIFFGREIGTADRKLLPMYQLKSRNYLGPTAMDAEMAFLMANQALAAPGKLVYDPFVGTGSILVAAAHFGAITMGADIDIRVVRDGRGPDCNVWSNFKQYGLPMPVGLLRADNNLPPWRPGLKEMFDAIICDPPYGVRAGGRKSGGRKLLKGVVAPYTVPDDKRIGHIPSTAPYSLAECVHDLLDLAAQMLVMGGRLVFFYPVLSEDASSEPSFPEHPCFSLLAVSEQILSFRYSRFLLTMVKTGSYTKEVAEEATKMHLDFKENHLKWLEEGNLHSAVFCPNDLQTDVVKESKSNSDPSRKYRGKYV; the protein is encoded by the exons atgtGGTATCTGTGTGTATTCTTCCATAGATTACTGGATTACAGGAAAGCTGAAGTAGAGGCTCTTGCGAAGCTTTTCGGTGCTTTTGAAGGCGAAGAAGAAAGTTTTCATTCTTTAGAATGGAAACTTCCTCTACATCATCACCCTGATTGTCCTTACCATTTCGTCAATCTTCCTTCTGAACAAATCGCCTCAAACGTCGCCAAACGAA GTATTTTGGTGAAGGGAATCTATGAACTTTGGGGTGAAGGAGGCAGCTATGAAGAGTTGGAAGAGGCTATCAAAAGTTACCCAGATGACCTGAAAGCCCCGTACATGACTTCAGACAGTACTTTCAGGATAATCATTGACAGCTTTGGCAACTCTCTCACCTTTCAAGAGCAAAATGAGCGTATTCTGAAATTCGCATTCATACCCTTTAAG GGCAAAGTCAATTTAAAGAAACCTGATCACAAGTTCTGGGTCATGGAAACAGACAACTATGGATCAAAGAACAACGGGCTTCCACCTGTTgctgaaaaaaaaatcttctttggaCGGGAAATTGGAACTGCAGATCGGAAGCTCTTGCCAATGTATCAGTTGAAAAGCCGAAATTACTTAGGTCCCACAGCCATGGATGCAGAAATGGCTTTTCTTATGGCCAACCAAGCTTTGGCTGCACCGGGAAAACTTGTCTATGATCCATTCGTTGGCACAGGTAGCATCCTTGTTGCAGCTGCACATTTCGGAGCGATAACAATG GGGGCCGACATTGACATCAGAGTAGTGCGTGATGGGCGTGGTCCTGATTGTAATGTTTGGAGCAATTTCAAGCAG TACGGTTTGCCCATGCCAGTTGGTCTGCTGAGGGCTGATAATAACCTTCCTCCATGGCGTCCAGGGCTAAAAGAG ATGTTTGATGCAATTATCTGCGATCCTCCATATGGTGTTCGTGCGGGAGGCCGTAAATCTGGTGGGAGGAAACTACTCAAGGGTGTTGTTGCTCCATATACTGTTCCAGATGATAAGAGAATAGGTCACATACCATCGACGGCCCCTTACAGCTTAGCAGAGTGTGTTCATGATTTGCTTGACCTTGCTGCGCAGATGTTAGTCATGGGTGGGAGGCTTGTATTTTTCTATCCAGTACTGAGTGAAGATGCCTCCTCTGAACCCTCTTTCCCTGAGCACCCATGTTTCTCCCTGCTTGCTGTTAGTGAACAGATCCTGAGTTTTCGTTACAGCAGATTTCTATTGACAATGGTAAAGACCGGATCTTACACCAAAGAGGTTGCAGAGGAAGCTACAAAGATGCATCTTGATTTTAAAGAAAATCACCTCAAATGGTTAGAAGAGGGCAACCTTCATTCTGCTGTTTTCTGCCCTAATGACTTGCAGACTGACGTGGTTAAGGAGTCCAAGTCAAATAGTGATCCAAGCCGGAAGTATAGAGGAAAGTATGTGTAG
- the LOC113300199 gene encoding uncharacterized protein C57A10.07-like yields MMNIFSHGSPKSFHAYPSSDFDLESGSYRKTRKPKTLLSNSRKMLKSLGNRLHYYYKLHPILFFFISLSFGVTVLIVLSVYESQYRGILTSQRKFDLGSSSSNPFSKYQNLVMVAGHSVYISNNCGKLDSEDSWYLESYQKHPGQAASFLSHIKEGVEIAARDEGALLLFSGGETRRDAGPRSEAQSYWAVAESQGWFGNKEDVRSRALTEEHARDSFENLLFSVCRFRELTGIYPHNITVVGYDFKEERFAQLHRSAIGFPEERFFYKGTPVSSTSKESAIKGEALVRTLFQDDPYGCLGPLRRKKLGRDPFHRSIPYPNGCPELEGLFRYCGASTYPGTLPWP; encoded by the exons ATGATGAACATCTTCTCGCATGGGAGTCCTAAATCCTTTCATGCTTACCCTAGTAGTGATTTCGATTTAGAATCAGGAAGTTATAGAAAAACACGAAAGCCTAAAACTTTACTATCTAACTCCAGAAAAATGTTGAAATCCTTAGGAAATCGCTTACATTACTATTACAAATTACATcccattcttttctttttcatttcgtTATCGTTTGGGGTCACTGTTTTAATAGTTCTCTCTGTATACGAAAGTCAATACCGTGGAATATTAACTAGTCAGAGGAAATTTGATTTAGGTTCTTCTAGTTCTAATCCGTTCTCGAAATATCAAAATTTAGTAATGGTTGCTGGGCATTCAgtttatataagtaataattGTGGGAAATTGGATTCCGAGGATTCATGGTATTTAGAATCATATCAGAAGCATCCTGGACAGGCTGCTTCGTTTTTGAGTCATATAAAAGAAGGGGTTGAGATTGCGGCCAGAGATGAAGGTGCATTGCTTTTGTTTAGTGGTGGTGAGACTAGGAGAGATGCTGGTCCTAGAAGTGAAGCTCAGAGTTATTGGGCAGTTGCTGAATCACAAGGATGGTTTG GAAACAAAGAGGATGTGAGATCGAGGGCACTCACAGAAGAACATGCTAGGGACAGCTTTGAAAACCTTCTATTTAGTGTGTGTCGGTTCCGGGAACTTACTGGCATTTATCCACATAACATCACT GTGGTGGGTTATGATTTTAAGGAGGAAAGGTTTGCCCAGCTCCATCGTTCTGCGATAGGCTTTCCTGAGGAGCGATTCTTTTACAAGGGTACCCCAGTCTCATCTACTTCCAAGGAATCAGCGATCAAAGGTGAAGCTTTAGTCAGGACACTATTTCAAGATGACCCATATGGATGTTTAGGTCCTCTTCGACGTAAGAAGCTTGGTCGAGATCCATTCCACCGCTCTATTCCATACCCTAATGGGTGTCCTGAACTAGAAGGGTTATTCAGATACTGTGGTGCATCTACTTACCCTGGCACCCTTCCTTGGCCTTGA
- the LOC113300183 gene encoding translation initiation factor IF3-1, mitochondrial-like isoform X1, whose translation MIYLSRIRHLNSKFQQFKSRCYSQISHGVSSTSYIAVNNKIQVFQQPNPFIKPTGSVYINIRSFAAPVKAKSKSGAKDSKGTRLNEQITSDIIRLVSNEGEHTVVSRREALERAKKLSLDLVEVGLDQKEKIPVCKIMDFHREKYEKQVKEKDRTKNKSEVTLRQGDCKEVRFTGKIELKDLQMKANMVKRLMEKGYRVKCTATGKEDEDFGGNLSRLTALLEDTAVVESGPLVEKKQAYVIVRHIKFGRPKSGPSKKVDVRKESTNSTTNNTSGDIQTPIKIDEDSGSESNENSDSEIPSPIESLWSPIDKRSGSDVAGREAGKTKGFIDGQRDGGIPVRKPPFEAENRYARRNEPRTGIPPPRLSTPNPFASVPKFSPSVQQKPEMNRIPPGPMDSRRPARPQLPPSPPLVEKRENGASTLRAHSRQGIPTSPPPTSAPAPKYGIFSSQKPNNPPNMHNPTTGRTVEVDSSNQKAESEQKSNERKYGIFSRK comes from the exons atgatTTACTTGTCACGAATTAGgcatttaaattctaaatttcaaCAATTCAAATCAAGATGCTACTCTCAGATTTCCCATGGAGTTTCATCTACATCTTACATCGCTGTAAACAACAAAATCCAAGTTTTTCAGCAACCCAATCCATTCATTAAACCAACTGGCTCTGTATACATCAATATTAGATCTTTTGCCGCCCCAGTTAAG GCTAAATCTAAATCGGGAGCTAAAGATTCTAAAGGAACAAGGCTTAATGAACAAATTACCTCTGATATCATTAGGCTTGTTAGCAACGAAG GGGAGCATACAGTTGTTTCAAGGCGTGAGGCACTGGAGCGCGCAAAGAAGCTGAGTCTTGATTTGGTTGAG GTTGGCCTTgaccaaaaggaaaaaatacctgTTTGTAAGATCATGGACTTCCATAGAGAAAAGTACGAAAAACAAGTAAAGGAAAAAGATCGTACTAAAAACAAG TCAGAAGTTACTTTGCGCCAAGGGGACTGCAAAGAAGTTCGTTTTACAGGAAAAATA GAACTAAAGGACCTTCAAATGAAAGCTAATATGGTTAAGAGATTGATGGAGAAAGGCTATCGGGTGAAG TGTACGGCAACGggtaaagaagatgaagactttGGAGGAAATTTAAGTCGTCTAACAGCTTTG CTAGAAGATACTGCTGTTGTGGAAAGTGGTCCACTGGTGGAGAAAAAGCAGGCTTATGTAATTGTCAGGCACATTAAGTTTGGGCGCCCCAAGAGCGGTCCTTCCAAGAAAGTTGATGTCAGAAAGGAATCTACCAATTCAACAACCAACAACACTTCAGGCGATATTCAAACTCCGATAAAGATTGATGAAGACTCTGGTTCAGAATCCAACGAAAATTCAGATTCAGAAATACCTTCTCCAATCGAAAGTTTGTGGTCGCCTATTGATAAAAGAAGTGGTAGTGATGTTGCTGGTAGGGAGGCTGGGAAAACTAAAGGTTTTATCGATGGACAAAGAGATGGTGGTATCCCAGTCAGAAAACCGCCATTTGAGGCTGAGAATCGTTATGCCAGAAGAAATGAACCTAGAACTGGCATTCCACCGCCAAGATTATCAACTCCTAACCCGTTTGCCAGTGTCCCAAAATTCTCCCCTTCAGTGCAGCAGAAACCCGAAATGAACAGGATTCCCCCAGGTCCAATGGACTCCAGGCGCCCAGCCAGACCTCAACTTCCACCTTCGCCACCATTGGTGGAAAAGAGGGAAAACGGTGCTTCAACATTAAGAGCACATTCTCGCCAAGGTATTCCGACCTCTCCACCCCCAACATCGGCGCCAGCACCAAAATACGGAATTTTCAGTAGTCAGAAACCTAATAATCCTCCTAACATGCACAATCCAACCACAGGAAGGACTGTAGAGGTAGATTCATCTAATCAAAAAGCTGAGAGTGAGCAAAAGTCCAACGAACGGAAATATGGAATATTCAGCCGCAAGTAG
- the LOC113300183 gene encoding translation initiation factor IF3-1, mitochondrial-like isoform X2, with translation MIYLSRIRHLNSKFQQFKSRCYSQISHGVSSTSYIAVNNKIQVFQQPNPFIKPTGSVYINIRSFAAPVKAKSKSGAKDSKGTRLNEQITSDIIRLVSNEVVSRREALERAKKLSLDLVEVGLDQKEKIPVCKIMDFHREKYEKQVKEKDRTKNKSEVTLRQGDCKEVRFTGKIELKDLQMKANMVKRLMEKGYRVKCTATGKEDEDFGGNLSRLTALLEDTAVVESGPLVEKKQAYVIVRHIKFGRPKSGPSKKVDVRKESTNSTTNNTSGDIQTPIKIDEDSGSESNENSDSEIPSPIESLWSPIDKRSGSDVAGREAGKTKGFIDGQRDGGIPVRKPPFEAENRYARRNEPRTGIPPPRLSTPNPFASVPKFSPSVQQKPEMNRIPPGPMDSRRPARPQLPPSPPLVEKRENGASTLRAHSRQGIPTSPPPTSAPAPKYGIFSSQKPNNPPNMHNPTTGRTVEVDSSNQKAESEQKSNERKYGIFSRK, from the exons atgatTTACTTGTCACGAATTAGgcatttaaattctaaatttcaaCAATTCAAATCAAGATGCTACTCTCAGATTTCCCATGGAGTTTCATCTACATCTTACATCGCTGTAAACAACAAAATCCAAGTTTTTCAGCAACCCAATCCATTCATTAAACCAACTGGCTCTGTATACATCAATATTAGATCTTTTGCCGCCCCAGTTAAG GCTAAATCTAAATCGGGAGCTAAAGATTCTAAAGGAACAAGGCTTAATGAACAAATTACCTCTGATATCATTAGGCTTGTTAGCAACGAAG TTGTTTCAAGGCGTGAGGCACTGGAGCGCGCAAAGAAGCTGAGTCTTGATTTGGTTGAG GTTGGCCTTgaccaaaaggaaaaaatacctgTTTGTAAGATCATGGACTTCCATAGAGAAAAGTACGAAAAACAAGTAAAGGAAAAAGATCGTACTAAAAACAAG TCAGAAGTTACTTTGCGCCAAGGGGACTGCAAAGAAGTTCGTTTTACAGGAAAAATA GAACTAAAGGACCTTCAAATGAAAGCTAATATGGTTAAGAGATTGATGGAGAAAGGCTATCGGGTGAAG TGTACGGCAACGggtaaagaagatgaagactttGGAGGAAATTTAAGTCGTCTAACAGCTTTG CTAGAAGATACTGCTGTTGTGGAAAGTGGTCCACTGGTGGAGAAAAAGCAGGCTTATGTAATTGTCAGGCACATTAAGTTTGGGCGCCCCAAGAGCGGTCCTTCCAAGAAAGTTGATGTCAGAAAGGAATCTACCAATTCAACAACCAACAACACTTCAGGCGATATTCAAACTCCGATAAAGATTGATGAAGACTCTGGTTCAGAATCCAACGAAAATTCAGATTCAGAAATACCTTCTCCAATCGAAAGTTTGTGGTCGCCTATTGATAAAAGAAGTGGTAGTGATGTTGCTGGTAGGGAGGCTGGGAAAACTAAAGGTTTTATCGATGGACAAAGAGATGGTGGTATCCCAGTCAGAAAACCGCCATTTGAGGCTGAGAATCGTTATGCCAGAAGAAATGAACCTAGAACTGGCATTCCACCGCCAAGATTATCAACTCCTAACCCGTTTGCCAGTGTCCCAAAATTCTCCCCTTCAGTGCAGCAGAAACCCGAAATGAACAGGATTCCCCCAGGTCCAATGGACTCCAGGCGCCCAGCCAGACCTCAACTTCCACCTTCGCCACCATTGGTGGAAAAGAGGGAAAACGGTGCTTCAACATTAAGAGCACATTCTCGCCAAGGTATTCCGACCTCTCCACCCCCAACATCGGCGCCAGCACCAAAATACGGAATTTTCAGTAGTCAGAAACCTAATAATCCTCCTAACATGCACAATCCAACCACAGGAAGGACTGTAGAGGTAGATTCATCTAATCAAAAAGCTGAGAGTGAGCAAAAGTCCAACGAACGGAAATATGGAATATTCAGCCGCAAGTAG
- the LOC113350607 gene encoding L-type lectin-domain containing receptor kinase S.6-like, translating to MGFSKLFFCSLIFIVCISSLPIHSVAYVSINNITLLGDAYFQENGRICLTPYSPSPSPSSSIGVGRALYNHPIRFLDPSTNSNASFICRFSFYITAFSDSSSSSSPPLFGDGLTFIITSKKYILGSGFGYMGLSNETSQEEGGMYIAVEFDTSFDPSLDDISDNHIGIDINSARSFASVDSTSMGFDLKNGKRTTVWIEYIDSKKMVKVWLSYTKSRTIRPILATHIDLSMYLEEFMFIGFSASNGKGSAQHVVEKWRFRTYGFPHSVNCFEGGCFMCVPDDVLLNDTAETPSTRSRNNALAFEFARARFFVSVWLIIGGISWFFMRKKRNGTGNVSHQRYNTELNQVQDRVPQSKVRARKTPRPKSKREEFRFSTPTVALTDDEEKRLQEYLNNLNQCEANVKSLELSVSAAEKVFDSAKMKRVAAESNTCNSKA from the coding sequence ATGGGTTTCTCAAAATTGTTCTTCTGTTCATTAATTTTCATTGTCTGCATATCGAGTTTACCAATTCATTCTGTAGCTTATGTTTCCATCAATAACATCACTCTTTTGGGTGATGCTTATTTTCAAGAAAATGGCAGGATTTGCCTTACTCCTTattcaccatcaccatcaccttcatcttcaattggtgtgGGTAGAGCTCTTTATAATCATCCAATTAGGTTTCTTGATCCTTCTACGAATTCCAATGCTTCTTTCATTTGTCGTTTTTCTTTTTACATCACCGCATtttctgattcttcatcttcatcttctcctccacTGTTTGGAGATGGTTTAACCTTTATCATTACTTCCAAGAAATACATACTAGGTAGTGGTTTTGGTTATATGGGTCTCTCCAATGAAACTAGTCAAGAAGAGGGGGGAATGTACATTGCAGTGGAATTTGATACTAGTTTTGACCCGAGTCTTGATGATATTAGCGATAATCATATAGGAATTGACATCAATTCAGCTAGGTCATTTGCTTCTGTTGATTCAACTTCGATGGGTTTTGATTTAAAGAATGGTAAAAGAACGACAGTGTGGATTGAATACATAGATTCCAAGAAGATGGTGAAAGTTTGGCTCAGTTATACAAAATCCAGAACTATTAGGCCAATTCTTGCTACTCATATTGATCTTTCTATGTACCTTGAAGAGTTTATGTTCATTGGTTTTTCGGCATCAAATGGAAAGGGATCAGCACAACACGTGGTCGAGAAATGGAGATTCAGGACTTATGGGTTTCCTCATTCCGTTAATTGCTTTGAAGGTGGTTGTTTTATGTGTGTTCCTGATGATGTACTACTAAATGATACTGCTGAGACACCCTCAACAAGAAGCAGGAACAATGCACTCGCTTTTGAATTCGCCAGGGCGAGATTTTTTGTCTCTGTTTGGTTGATTATTGGGGGAATAAGTTGGTTTTtcatgagaaagaaaagaaatggcACCGGAAATGTGAGTCATCAACGCTATAATACTGAACTGAATCAAGTGCAGGATAGGGTGCCGCAATCCAAGGTTAGAGCACGCAAAACTCCCAGACCGAAATCCAAGAGGGAAGAATTTCGATTTAGCACACCTACTGTTGCACTGACAGATGACGAAGAAAAGAGGCTCCAGGAGTATCTGAataacttgaatcagtgtgaggcaAATGTGAAATCACTAGAGCTCTCAGTTTCTGCAGCAGAGAAGGTTTTTGATTCTGCTAAGATGAAGAGAGTAGCTGCAGAATCTAACACTTGCAATTCCAAAGCTTGA